One Echeneis naucrates chromosome 4, fEcheNa1.1, whole genome shotgun sequence genomic window, tttgaagTAGTATAATATCTTCAGTTAATTATGAAGAGCTGAGTTGTCAAAGTGGTCCAAACTTGATGAATATATGAAACGGAACttagttaaattaaattaaattgggttttaatattttacttgAAATCTTCTTATGAATTCTTAAATTAAATTCTCTGATTTGGTGCCAAAGTTACTGGAAAAAAATTTGCATCTGTTTTCAGCTTTAGCACAACATGAACTCCATCCATCCAACGGATGGCAGCTCCCTCCGGCGTATCTGAACATGCTCCGAGGCCAGGTGGGATACGTAGGACCCCCACCGGTGGGCAGGGATGGTTGTTGGGGTCAGGAGGATTGTAAACCGGGAGGCAGGCGTGGGCGTGCTGACTCCCGCTATGCAGTGAGCCTCAACAGGTCATGAGGTTTAGAAAGTCTGCCCGTCTGGTAGTCATTTCAATTGTTTTCACACTGCAAAATAGGTTTCTAAGTTTCGGCAGTGGTGTGGCGGTGAACTCCAAGGGGTGTCGGTGCGCAGTGACATCAGTTTGAAGTGTCATTAAAGGTGCAGCAGAATGAACACACAGCCTGCAGTAAAGCTGAGTAGTTACTCTCACTGAAAGCACGAGCCTGACTTTGATGAGCCTCATGCTTTCCCACTCTGCTGTCACATCATGACAAAATTGGAAAAATGAAGTTGCACCAGAGCTGCGGTGTCCGTGTAGAAAAGGCAGTTATCTCTTCAGTAAAACGCTCCCTGAAATAGCATGAATGTTCTCGTCTGCAGGAGTTGGCTCACTAATAAAAAGCTATAATAATCCTGGTGTGACTGctttatttgtgcagcagcagtgtttgcAAATAGGGAAATTACGTGgcatttcactttcacacatttcagTCTTGTGACTCTGGCAACACCAACACTTACACTGCGGTGTGATGTGTGATGCGTACCTGGGACTACTTTCAATGCCAAATTGGTGTATCCCAAGAAATAGTAGAGGGGGTATTCCTCGTGATAATACTCTCTCCTTAGCTCCGACTCCACACAGAGACCGCCTCCATAAATGTTACTCTCAGTGCACGTTTTGGCTCTTGGATGCCAGATGTTTGGAGTGATGACCTGTTAgatcacaaacaacacaaagacgtTATTGCTTGGATATAAACCTCCATCATGTGCAGCTGAACGGGACTCTCAAAAAGGTTTTACCTGATCAGTCTCAGGCCTCACCACTGCGGGGCCCTGACGCACCACTTCATCATTGGCGTTGCGAGCGGTGGGCATTATCGGGGTCATTTTAGCCATCTCTGGTTCTTCAATGTTCCTGGAGACTGCAAACACATTGGAGCTGTTGgtaagagagaaaaataagagcTGTGGATTACGTGTATCGCGATCTGAACATCCAGAGGATGAGGCTTTGTGTCACAGTTTAATAAAGAGGCAAAAAACTAAAGACAAACTTGGAGCGTGTCAAAAACACCTCAGTCATGTTTTGCTGGAGTCGTCCTTGTGCTTTGCTCGTGGGAGTCTCTGTGCTATTCCTAAAATATTACCCTTTACAGCATTTTTGAGGAACAACCTGATAACCACGTTGTGCAGCTGCAGACGCCCCTGGTTCAGTTCCTATCAAAAATAAAGGCATACATGCTCTCTCTCCCTATAGACATATACATGACAGCTTCAAATTTGTATATCTCATCTACGATGTAACTACATATTTGTATATACGGTTGCACAGACGACCTACAGAGCTTTTTATCGGCGGACTCtctcctttgtgtgtgtcactccATCAAGAAGTTTTCACTTCCCACTCTCTTCAAACATACCTGACTGATAAGATTTCAATCTCTTTTTTGCACGGGGGAAAGTCAAGTTCAAACATCTTTTCTCTGATGTTGATCTTGGCAGAAAACTTCCACGGAAAAGCGATGGGGTTTTTAGCCTTCAACTCAGTGCCGCACTGAAACAGCTCTGTGTTGATCCCGTAGAAAACCCAGAAATCCTTTGTGCAGctaaaaaggaaagagggaTATTCAGTGGTTGATACTCAACAGTTTCAACAGAAATGGTACAAAGGCTATTTGGCAATGATGCGACAAATGCCACCAATTAACACGACTTCCTTCTTACTTCTATGACTAAACATGCTAGatgcttttcttctttaaatttaaagtatATTTTTACCCAACAAAACCATCAGTCTCCAGTAAAATGTCAGAAGTCAGGAGTTGTCCCAGATGTTCAGTCGGTGGAGGATTTATTGCTGCCTTAGCTACACAAAGACAGAGTATTGATAATtgtcattaataaaaatgctaattagATCTTTTTGTACTGCAGGACTTCTCTCCTCACCATTAACAGTGATCCCATTGATTGTTACATAATATTTGCTGATCTCCAGCGGGAGGCCCAGTATGGTGGCCTGGAAGAAGCGAACCTCAAAGATCAAGAACGGCTTGGTGCGATGCAATGACACCCCCCTCTGAAAACTCTCAGTGGCGGCCCACAGAGGGCTTTCTTTCCCCGCAGATGGGTTAACCGCCTGCAGGTGAGATCACAGGACAGCGGCGTGTAAGTGGATTTCACAGTTCACAGtaaatgacatttacatttactcatcTGTCAGACGCATTTATCCAAAGCAACTTATTATTCACATGAGTAAAACTTCGGTGCAGTAggaggcctgagtgtgagtatTAAGTGTTACGTCTTTTGAGGAAGTGCAGGAAATCAGATAAAGCTGGACAAACTTGTAGTCCATTTCAcagtgtggattttttttttagacaaagTAGATGGCTCTGTTCATTTTATCTGTCACCTTCACAATACTCTGGATGAAGTCTTTGTTGATATCAGCGAAGAACCACTCTTGTCCGGAGGCTCGAGAATAGGCAGAGAGGATCGGCTTATCGCTGGGCAGAGTGTCCCAGTTTTGAAGCTGAAAGTGACACAAGCAGATGCATCATTGTcgagcaacaaaaacattttttccaccTTAAAAGATTTATTCATGTCAAACGCACCACTTTGAAGATAGCCTGGAAGTCACTGAGACCTAGATCCCCGTTAAATCCAGGGATGCTGGCGCCAAACAAATCCTTAATTCCTTCAGGACGGATACCCAGCTGCAGCATGCAAAGAAATGAAGGCAATCGATGTTCATAACTTGAAAGGAACAGCAGGTTTAAGTTTCAGTGGTGAGGCTTCTTtacctccagcagctgcagaattCTGCCgatgaaataaaactttcctTTCATCATAATTTCAGTGGGAAAGATGTTTGTCGCGCTCCTCAGCATGAAGACCTCTGCTGCTGTGCCAATCAGGAAATCATCTGCATTGGAAGAATAGACAGTAgtgacaaaactttttttttttactccaggGAAATCTCGGGATGCGTGAATCTTTATCCGAACCTACCATTGAACCAGTCCATGCGCATTCCTCTGCTGTAGTGATAGCTGAGGCGACCAAATTTAGGAGCCAGGATTTTTGCAGCAACATTGCAGGCGGTCGAGctattgtgaaaaaaaataaaaaaacaaaaaatgggtATGTGGTTTCATataacacaaacagtgaaataCAGTAATTTTCTTAGCCACACTCACAGGAAGTGATTGTCTGGAGTACGGGATCTGGAGAAGCTCCTCAAGTACGAATATGCAAAGCTAACAATATGGAGGTCTTTTTCCTCCTGCACATGTGCAGTCACTGTGGACACCAGGGCCATCGATGGCTTCGTGTCAAACAGGATCATGAAGGCCAGCATGCGGATCTCGACAGGAAGATTCTTTTCCAGGAACAGAGTCAAGGTGATGTCTTGGACCTGACCACAGAAGTGTTACAATGATTGGTGATCATTAAAGCTCATAGGCAGCCACAGTCTCATTTTCTGAAGTGAAGTCCAGGAAAGTCAGATATCCTTAAATGTGGATATCATTACGAACACAACGTAGAGACTATGTAAAAATTACCTAAATcatataattgtttttaaattagtaTAAATGAAGAAAGTGGAAAAGCCGTTTGTGGGATGCCGTGCATGTCTGATAATTCGCTCTTCCTTACACTGCGAGGATCTCTGGCAGCTATGAGTCTCATAGACTGCACGGCTGCGCTCAGCACACGCGGTGGCAGATCTACGGGGTTGGCCGCCACACCGGGGAGGAAGCGCATGATGGTTTTAATGCTGCCTGGATGACCTGCGTTCCCCAGAGCTTTCAGAACCATGACCATCTCCACCTCATTACCATTCTTCAGAGCCTCTGTGGCCATGTCCAGCAGAGGCTGGTGCAGacatgaaataaacacacaaaagtttttatttggattGATGCTATTCATGCAATCAAGTTGCATAATTTATCAATTCGTCGGGAAGTCTCAGTATCGATATAaaggaatttatttttgtattattttgatCACCTGGACTGCAGAGACTGGGCAGGGTGTATAATATGCGCAGTGCTTGTACACCAGAGAACCATAGGAAAGCACCACAGTATGCCACAGAAAGATACTTGTTTTACTAAAGGGCATGTGAAGGAACATCtgcaagacagagacagagacagtttAGTTTGAGGAGGGCTTCTCTTGTTGAGAATGTACGTTGTTATTCTTCATGCAAATGATTCCTCCAGTTTTATGTTGACTTACTTTAGCCATCTCAACCAGCTCAGGAATAGGTTGGAGATGATTGATTGACAGTAAAAGGGTTTGCAGAGCTTCGGTCGTAGAAACATCTTGAGTCTCAAACCTACTTTCCAGAAACTTTAGGATTCTTGCGTCGCCGACTTCAACAATTGTGTCCAAAAACCAACGTCTGATATTTAAAAAGTGAGGGGAAAATGACTCAGTCAATCTTAAAATATGGATCATTCTTCAAATGAAgtaagagaggagaaaaaaaaggaaagctgtGGAAGACAAGTTCAGATGCCTCTTTTCATTGTGCTAGTAAGATATGTGATACAAGCAGTCCCAATCTTAATGAGCAGGAAAAGCAGTCCTTCACTCATCACCTTTCTGTCATCATGCCTCACATGATAATAAATCATTCATCAGTGGTAATGTACCAGACTAAATCCTTCCTGAACTAAGTGGGAGGACACTCTTCAATTACCTAATCAGCTGAAGTGGATCAGTATCAGATTTTAGAGATGGCCTGGGACCATTTTGTTCGTCGTCTGATGATACTCTAATGAAAAGCTCTGTTAAAGGTTATCAAAGAAGGATTTTCTCTCCGAGCTTTAAGCACGATGTTCTCACTGGCTtcaaatacagtgaaaaaaatacattctaTTTATAACttcataaattaaataataaatatataatttattacacccacacacacacacacataccgtCATCTCTGCAAATGTTACCATGGTAATGAGGTATAGTGAGAATGGTGTTATGGGTAACTGTCGGTCAGACACCCACCATCACGTCACCAGAAGctatatttggaggagaaggtggagcagaCCTGCTGTGTGCTCGATCCTGTcgggtggtacagtctgtcaatcacacagtagccccgccaCCTTGTTCTTCTGCTGCATTTTGGTCTATTCTCCTCTaaagcattatttaaaaaatgaacatcatgttgtattgaagccTAGAAACTAGAGCCTGAGGCCATAAACTAATCAGGGAAATGTTTACTGCGTTGATAAATCAAGAtggaggaggggcattttcccatagacttcaataatgATAGATAGATTGATCAGTTTTGGCCTCACTTTCAATTCCCACGTTTATAAACAATCTATGATCCAATCTGGTCAGAAATTCGGCCAGTCAGTTCATTTCCTGTCTGGAATGCAACATGTAGAATAAGTTGACCTTCACTGCTGTCgcatcaaatcaaaatgttttccaacAGGCATGTTTGTTGTTGAGCGGctggattttttgtttgtgttttcgtGACTAGAggtgctttcttcttcttgtcccccccccccccccccccccttttgtATCACAGTGTGAAACCTGCTTTGTACCTGTGTTCTTCATTTCCTGAAAATTGCTTCCACATATCGTCTAATCCCTCATAAGGCATCACTCGCAGGAGTTGGTACAGCTTTATAACATCCTCAGTTGTCTTGCTGTCAATCTGATAGCGGTTATTCTCAGCCAGACGCTTGATCAGTTCAACAGCCtggaaagaaacagagagaacacTGTATTTTCATTCCTAGAATCCAGCAGCATGCACAATTACATTAAATTTCTTTGGTTTTAGGCCACTTTTAAGGGACGATAAATgcttttaatttcatctgatttcccagaatatattttacataataTAATCATTTTCATAAAGACATTCCCGCTCTGTGAAGTGCCGGTGCatcatttttacttttggtaCTGGGTCCTCCAGGTTCTGCATCAAAAGGGGGATATTAGCTTTTGCGTTGACAAGCTTAAAAGTAAGGCTGCCTTTGCTTTCCAATGGCCCAAATGTGACCGCTCTCACAGTGTCGCTCACACCGAGAAGCACCAGTTCCTTCCTACAGGCAAAGTCATGTAAAGCGGGTTATTTGTACATCATGAGCAGACATAATGTgcatgtatttttgtttattttttttttttttgtcttacgTTGCTTGCATCTTGAAACTGCCACCTTTCACATTGAAGGGACTGAAGTGCTGTCGCTCCAGGCCCTGAGCCCTCGTAATGAGGCCTCCTTCTGCTGTTGGTTTGACTGTGTAAACATACCTCACTGTGGAAATGACAGACTTCCCTCTCTAGATTGGAGAATAAAAAGCAAagcccaaaaaaacaaaagaaggtTTGACTTGGGTGTGTTTCATTTATAATTAAAGACTCCGACGATCTGCAGTAGGTAAACAGACCTGTTTGGCCTCTTGGTCGACCACAGCCGTCGCCATTCCCCTGTAGATCTCTACTTTCTCACGACAATTAGTGACATCTACCACCTGAGTTATGGTCATGTCCTTCGTCTCCTCGTTTTCCTCGGTAGCGTAGTTACTCTGACACTTGCCATAGATGCCAACCTACAAAAAGAGAATATCTAAAGTTTGTTATATTCTTTGTATGGCAGGTCTGTCGATGCTGTGTGGGATaaatttatttgtctgtcagtgactcacctcctccagctcgtAGATCCTCTGTGTGGTCTTGACAGTAACTTGGAAAAAGCTCAGTATCCCTCTCACAATGTTGATAACAGTGTCAGAAATCTCAGCAGAGGAACGGATATCAGCGATGTGTCCGCCGGCAAAGTTAAACATGAAGGGTTTGATGAACTGGGCAGCAATACGCTGGCTGAGCTTTGGGGAGGCGTTAAAGGCGCCTTTTCCCGGGAAGCCATTGAATTCCTCAAAGGCTAAATCTGAAAGCTGTGAACCAGAGATGGGAATCAGTGGATTCGTCTCACACATGCAGTGAAAAGCTGCTCATTTCTCAGCTCATGTCAGATAAAACATCAACACGGTGAGAATCTGGGCTCTTTTAATAGACTTTTTCTCGATAGCGGGATGTGTTTATGACTGACAGATGGGCATCACAGAAGACAGACACAGTGATACATAGCTGACAGAATTTTACATTCTCAAAAAACTCATTTATAACATTACCTGCATGACTCTGGCTTCAAAAGCCTGTTCCACCCTTCAACAGCTGCTCATTAATATGACTTCCAAATTATTTATgacacatgaataaatgataaacTGCATTCATTTTGAGTTGAGTATGACAAACTCTTTCTGCTGGGCCCCCCTTTGGTTGATGAGAAAACTTTAGCCCCTCCGACACTTCCAGTTGGCGCACCGTGGAAGCTAACACCTGAGCTAAGAACGAATAAACTTGTTTGTATTTCTGGGTCACAATACCGGGTCTGATTCCAGCTCAACTATGGATCTAATAATCTGGGGATTTTAATCAAGGAATGATTTCACTGAGAccaatttgtgttttttaactgatatttaataataataggCTTTAAAACTGGCTTTGAAATTTGAGGGGAAATTCTTTTCTAAAGACGCAGAAAAAAAGgagtagaagaagaaatggaacATTCCACCACAGTGCCTTtcatctgtgacatcatcagtgacCTCACTGTAGGAGGTTAATACcccagcacattcacacacactcacagaattCTCTTTAGAGAGCAAGGTAAACTTTGGACAACAAGTCTACAGCCACTTCCACAAGCTCAGCAAACGACAAGTCAGAGTGAAATGGAGCCAAACCAGACAACCACCATGCAGGTCACCGACGAGATCCACGGCCAAAACACGGTGTACGGGGAGCTACAACAAGAAATTTTAAACCTCAACGTCCTGCTGGAAAAGGAGAGAGCCAACTACATGAACGAACAAAACTGGAGGCTCCAACTAACCCAAgagctggaccagaccagacagcAGCTGGCCAAGCAGAAATCCCTCAAGGAAATGTATATCAACAAGGAAAAAGAGACTCGGCGAGAGCTGGAGAGCCTCCAAAAATACTATGATCCAGAAACCCTGAGCACCGCAAAGGTCGCCAGCCAGGTTCACAACAACAtcaagagaaagaagaagaaactccTCCAAAAAGACTATGAGGAGCTGCAGGTGGCACATTTTGTCAGCCAGGAAAAGTTCACGGCTGAGCTCCAGGTagagagacagaagaacaaAGTTCTGCAAGAAGAGCTGGACAGACTGAGAGGTTTGAACCATGAGGCCACCCAAAGATACGAAGCTGATGTCCTCACTGTCAGACAGGAggctgacaaactgcagcggGATCTCcaggaggaaaaacaagctCATGCTGACCAAGTCAAGGAGAACCTGGCCCTGGAGCAAAAGATGAAGGCTGAGCAGGACGCCCTCCATCAGAAGATAGCAGAGATCAGCCTCTTGCAGCAAAACACTGCTGAAGAGAAGATGCTCCTGCAAAAAGAGGTGGAGGAACTAAAACTTCAGCTGAACGCTCAGCAAAAGATGAAGGCTGAGCAGGACGCCCTCCATCAGAAGATAGCAGAGATCAGCCTCTTGCAGCAAAACACTGCTGAGGAGGAGATGCTCCTGCAAAAAGAGGTGGAGGAACTAAAACTTCAGCTGAACGCTCAGCAAAAGATGAAGGCTGAGCAGGACGCCCTCCATCAGAAGATAGCAGAGATCAGCCTCTTGCAGCAAAACACTGCTGAGGAGGAGATGCTCCTGCAAAAAGAGGTGGAGGAACTAAAACTTCAGCTGAACGCTCAGCAAAAGATGAAGGCTGAGCAGGACGCCCTCCAACAGAAGATAGCAGAGATCAGCCTCTTGCAGCAAAACACTGCTGAAGAGAAGATGCTCCTGCAAAAAGAGGTGGAGGAACTAAAACTTCAGCTGAACGCTCAGCTCTCTCTAAACCTGCAGCTCTCCACAGAGCTCGAGGCTGAAAGAGACAACAAGCAGGCTCCCCAAGACAACATTGTCTCACATCAGAGCGATGAGGACCAAGAGCAGCCTGAGGATGAGCctgcagagaccaacaacaaccagaatGAACTAGACAAGCAGGAGGAGCCCCTCCCTAGTGCTCCCTCTGATCCCAAACCAGAGCCCACCGATGCTGAGGTGTCAGAGGAGATCCTGCCCaccagaacaaagaaaaagtccaACTGGAAAAGAATACGCCACTTTCTGGGGCTCAGGAAACCACAAAGCTGGAAAACACCCAAGGAGCCCACATCCACCGATGGCTTCTGAATGACTTTCTCTACTTTACACTCTCTGTCAGactgactttctttctttctttcgttctctctctctctctttctcttgccttttttatttctttctcactctctcttacAATATTTCAATAAACATACAATcatcttcatattttctgtatttagtAGCTTgtcatttacagaaaaatgttttaatcaccCTGGTCTCTCTTAAAATAAGGCCAGATATGGAAACATCATTCAAAtatgatgttgttgtgtgtccactaaaagaaaaggttttgtttgcttgtgagACATTTTACTTATAAAGTAATAACAGTCTGTTTAACGTGCTTATTGCATATAGCATTACACAATAatatacaaaattaaaataaatgctacgtaaaaaaaaacaaaaaaaaaaacaaaacaaaacatgcaaaaggaATCAATAACATGTTGTTTATGCTGCGCTGCTGAAGTAGATTAGCTTTAAAATCTTCCTCTTACCTGCAGGATGAACGTCACAATACCGGGTCTGATTCCAGCTCAACTATGGATCTAATAATCTGGGGATTTTAATCAAGGAATGATTTCACTGAGAccaatttgtgttttttaacttatatttaataataataggCTTTAAAACTGGCTTTGAAATTTGAGGGGAAATTCTTTTCTAAAGACGCAGAAAAAAAGgagtagaagaagaaatggaacATTCCACCACAGTGCCTTtcatctgtgacatcatcagtgacCTCACTGTAGGAGGTTAATACCCcggcacattcacacacactcacagaattCTCTTTAGAGAGCAAGGTAAACTTTGGACAACAAGTCTACAGCCACTTCCACAAGCTCAGCAAACGACAAGTCAGAGTGAAATGGAGCCAAACCAGACAACCACCATGCAGGTCACCGACGAGATCCACGGCCAAAACACGGTGTACGGGGAGCTTCAACAAGAAATTTTAAGCCTCAACGTCCTGCTGGAAAAGGAGAGAGCCAACTACATGAACGAACAAAACTGGAGGCTCCAACTAACCCAAgagctggaccagaccagacagcAGCTGGCCAAGCAGAAATCCCTCAAGGAAATGTATATCAACAAGGAAAAAGAGACTCGGCGAGAGCTGGAGAGCCTCCAAAAATACTATGATCCAGAAACCCTGAGCACCGCAAAGGTGGCCAGCCAGGTTCACAACAACAtcaagagaaagaagaagaaactccTCCAAAAAGACTATGAGGAGCTGCAGGTGGCACATTTTGTCAGCCAGGAAAAGTTCACGGCTGAGCTCCAGGTagagagacagaagaacaaAGTTCTGCAAGAAGAGCTGGACAGACTGAGAGGTTTGAACCATGAGGCCACCCAAAGATACGAAGCTGATGTCCTCACTGTCAGACAGGAggctgacaaactgcagcggGATCTCcaggaggaaaaacaagctCATGCTGACCAAGTCAAGGAGAACCTGGCCCTGGAGCAAAAGATGAAGGCTGAGCAGGACGCCCTCCATCAGAAGATAGCAGAGATCAGCCTCTTGCAGCAAAACACTGCTGAAGAGAAGATGCTCCTGCAAAAAGAGGTGGAGGAACTAAAACTTCAGCTGAACGCTCAGCAAAAGATGAAGGCTGAGCAGGACGCCCTCCAACAGAAGATAGCAGAGATCAGCCTCTTGCAGCAAAACACTGCTGAGGAGGAGATGCTCCTGCAAAAAGAGGTGGAGGAACTAAAACTTCAGCTGAACGCTCAGCAAAAGATGAAGGCTGAGCAGGACGCCCTCCATCAGAAGATAGCAGAGATCAGCCTCTTGCAGCAAAACACTGCTGAAGAGAAGATGCTCCTGCAAAAAGAGGTGGAGGAACTAAAACTTCAGCTGAACGCTCAGCTCTCTCTAAACCTGCAGCTCTCCACAGAGCTCGAGGCTGAAAGAGACAACAAGCAGGCTCCCCAAGACAACATTGTCTCACATCAGAGCGATGAGGACCAAGAGCAGCCTGAGGATGAGCctgcagagaccaacaacaaccagaatGAACTAGACAAGCAGGAGGAGCCCCTCCCTAGTGCTCCCTCTGATCCCAAACCAGAGCCCACCGATGCTGAGGTGTCAGAGGAGATCCTGCCCaccagaacaaagaaaaagtccaACTGGAAAAGAATACGCCACTTTCTGGGGCTCAGGAAACCACAAAGCTGGAAAAC contains:
- the vtg3 gene encoding vitellogenin 3, phosvitinless, translated to MQGLLLCCFVALSACQTVRYELSLNPRKTYEYKYEGAVNFGLGVPNLAESGMKLTCKVKILGLSTQTFILQLSDLAFEEFNGFPGKGAFNASPKLSQRIAAQFIKPFMFNFAGGHIADIRSSAEISDTVINIVRGILSFFQVTVKTTQRIYELEEVGIYGKCQSNYATEENEETKDMTITQVVDVTNCREKVEIYRGMATAVVDQEAKQRGKSVISTVRYVYTVKPTAEGGLITRAQGLERQHFSPFNVKGGSFKMQATKELVLLGVSDTVRAVTFGPLESKGSLTFKLVNAKANIPLLMQNLEDPVPKAVELIKRLAENNRYQIDSKTTEDVIKLYQLLRVMPYEGLDDMWKQFSGNEEHRRWFLDTIVEVGDARILKFLESRFETQDVSTTEALQTLLLSINHLQPIPELVEMAKMFLHMPFSKTSIFLWHTVVLSYGSLVYKHCAYYTPCPVSAVQPLLDMATEALKNGNEVEMVMVLKALGNAGHPGSIKTIMRFLPGVAANPVDLPPRVLSAAVQSMRLIAARDPRSVQDITLTLFLEKNLPVEIRMLAFMILFDTKPSMALVSTVTAHVQEEKDLHIVSFAYSYLRSFSRSRTPDNHFLSTACNVAAKILAPKFGRLSYHYSRGMRMDWFNDDFLIGTAAEVFMLRSATNIFPTEIMMKGKFYFIGRILQLLELGIRPEGIKDLFGASIPGFNGDLGLSDFQAIFKVLQNWDTLPSDKPILSAYSRASGQEWFFADINKDFIQSIVKAVNPSAGKESPLWAATESFQRGVSLHRTKPFLIFEVRFFQATILGLPLEISKYYVTINGITVNAKAAINPPPTEHLGQLLTSDILLETDGFVGCTKDFWVFYGINTELFQCGTELKAKNPIAFPWKFSAKINIREKMFELDFPPCKKEIEILSVSSNVFAVSRNIEEPEMAKMTPIMPTARNANDEVVRQGPAVVRPETDQVITPNIWHPRAKTCTESNIYGGGLCVESELRREYYHEEYPLYYFLGYTNLALKVVPVQTIKAVDKIHIEVNAGPSRHPMSTQQLLETLRRLSKEAAQRLRLSSDSTSSIRESHHSRHVNIMEVQDSTPEAVFSIKALAMSGNQKPVGYDASVYYTPEGNVQNTQLIVSQVGEDTNWKMCMDTVMSAHINTKAHIRWGAECQSYEMSVRATTAHLPGSKPTLKAKVHWIRIPDTMAEMGHRIKSYIPGMALFLGFYQKHEQNARQEVSVSVVAASADSIDVKIKFPEYTVYRQAIPALLPAASFQELQPDTRNVTIAGFGPS